Proteins from a single region of Thermococcus sp. EP1:
- a CDS encoding MBL fold metallo-hydrolase, whose protein sequence is MRIILLGSGSYSGTPKLFCSCENCTRARRFPEYKRTRFSMYIPKINALIDPSPDLHYHLEHLNEKIERVFITHPHFDHIAGLPELQILRRVSFYSHEKTLKMAKLLQETFLGNREWRYIHLEFNRWYDFGKFRIKHFPTPHQPGEVSGGFVIEIGEKKIGITGDTGPEILEDKEILNELHRVDLLVSEMTHKHSIPKTHLGVEDAIKLAHKIDAGKTIFAHISHSNYTHEELEEKVGDIGIVGRDFMILRI, encoded by the coding sequence ATGAGGATCATCCTCCTCGGATCTGGTTCTTATAGTGGCACTCCCAAACTCTTTTGCAGTTGTGAAAACTGCACTAGGGCGAGGAGGTTTCCCGAGTATAAACGAACAAGATTTTCTATGTATATTCCCAAAATAAATGCTCTTATAGATCCTTCTCCAGATTTGCACTACCACCTTGAACACTTGAACGAAAAAATCGAGAGGGTTTTCATAACTCACCCCCATTTTGATCATATAGCTGGTCTCCCAGAACTACAGATTCTTAGAAGAGTAAGCTTTTATTCCCATGAAAAAACTCTTAAGATGGCAAAACTCTTGCAAGAGACGTTTTTAGGCAACAGAGAGTGGAGATACATCCACCTCGAATTCAACAGATGGTATGACTTTGGAAAGTTTAGAATAAAGCATTTCCCTACTCCTCATCAACCTGGAGAAGTCTCCGGCGGATTTGTCATTGAGATCGGGGAAAAGAAGATCGGGATAACTGGAGATACTGGGCCGGAGATTTTAGAGGATAAGGAAATTTTAAACGAGCTTCATAGAGTTGATCTACTTGTCTCTGAAATGACACATAAGCACTCGATACCAAAAACCCATTTAGGAGTTGAAGACGCCATTAAACTGGCTCACAAAATAGATGCAGGAAAGACAATATTTGCCCACATAAGTCACTCAAACTACACTCATGAGGAGCTTGAAGAAAAAGTAGGAGATATTGGGATTGTAGGGAGAGATTTCATGATTCTACGGATTTAG
- a CDS encoding secondary thiamine-phosphate synthase enzyme YjbQ, whose protein sequence is MKAVIEELKFSTNGEIDLIDITYNIEEIVERSGIKNGQVLVFVPGATGAIVTIEHERGLLEDFKKLLRELVPRGAGYRHDLIDNNAHSHLRATLLGPSLVLPVVEGRVIRGTWQQIFFVELDVRPRRRKVVVQVIGS, encoded by the coding sequence ATGAAAGCAGTGATAGAGGAACTTAAATTCTCGACCAATGGTGAAATTGACCTTATCGATATAACCTACAACATTGAGGAGATTGTTGAAAGAAGTGGAATTAAAAACGGCCAAGTTTTAGTGTTTGTTCCAGGAGCAACTGGAGCAATTGTGACAATAGAACATGAAAGAGGACTTCTTGAAGATTTTAAGAAACTCTTAAGAGAGTTGGTTCCAAGGGGGGCTGGTTATAGGCATGATCTCATAGACAACAATGCCCACTCACATCTCCGAGCCACTTTATTGGGTCCGTCCTTGGTGTTACCTGTTGTTGAGGGCAGGGTAATTAGGGGAACATGGCAACAGATATTTTTTGTCGAACTTGATGTGAGACCAAGAAGGAGAAAAGTAGTAGTACAGGTTATAGGAAGCTAA
- a CDS encoding VanZ family protein: protein MRQKFAYLYLLVLTYANLSPKVPSSGIVGGDKIIHFLEFFVLGILSINKAFLVFPVIFEFLQLFVPGRSFSFLDMGANLIGFTTGYLVWRWWNESSDRGT from the coding sequence ATGAGACAAAAATTTGCTTATCTCTATCTTCTTGTTTTGACTTATGCAAATCTTTCTCCTAAAGTGCCTTCCTCAGGGATAGTGGGAGGAGACAAAATAATTCACTTTTTGGAGTTTTTTGTACTGGGCATCCTAAGCATAAACAAAGCTTTTCTTGTCTTTCCAGTAATATTTGAGTTCCTACAACTTTTTGTACCGGGAAGAAGTTTTTCCTTTCTAGATATGGGCGCAAATCTAATAGGATTCACCACTGGATACCTTGTTTGGAGGTGGTGGAATGAAAGCAGTGATAGAGGAACTTAA
- a CDS encoding thiamine-phosphate synthase family protein: MEAVKTPCEFWAEEVMPNIRAKVAGILYSKGFTQARIAEHLGITQAMVSKYLAGKYKELGGELAKEVESISEEIAALIIYGARKEDVIRFLNRAFFKMFKSGILCKGYLEYIGSDDESLCKDIFSEEPSRTQVLEELNLALNGLLQDMKFLKLIPEIRSNFAYSVSNPKEKNDVAAIPGRITVVKDKLYALPPEFGASEHMAKVLIAISEMFPEVRAVLNIKYDEHIYDALKNAEFAIGFVEKEEREEDETIQLIAQEFKKRGKLDAVVDKGGFGIEPCVYVFGEDPIEVVEKVKRLESFL; this comes from the coding sequence GTGGAAGCTGTGAAGACTCCATGTGAGTTCTGGGCCGAAGAGGTTATGCCTAATATAAGGGCCAAAGTAGCTGGCATCTTGTATTCTAAAGGATTTACTCAGGCCAGAATAGCTGAACATCTGGGTATAACTCAAGCAATGGTGAGTAAATACCTGGCTGGAAAATACAAAGAGCTTGGTGGAGAACTCGCTAAAGAAGTAGAGTCAATATCTGAAGAAATCGCTGCCCTAATCATTTATGGTGCACGAAAAGAAGATGTGATACGATTTTTAAATCGGGCTTTTTTCAAGATGTTTAAGAGTGGGATTCTCTGTAAAGGATATTTGGAATATATTGGGAGTGATGACGAGTCTCTATGTAAGGATATATTTAGTGAAGAACCTTCTAGAACTCAGGTTTTGGAAGAGCTCAATTTGGCCCTTAATGGACTTTTGCAGGATATGAAGTTTTTAAAGCTAATACCTGAAATCAGAAGCAACTTTGCTTATTCTGTCTCAAATCCAAAGGAGAAGAACGATGTTGCTGCAATTCCAGGGAGAATAACTGTTGTGAAAGATAAGCTGTATGCTTTGCCTCCCGAATTTGGGGCGAGTGAGCATATGGCGAAGGTTTTAATAGCTATTTCAGAGATGTTTCCTGAAGTGAGAGCTGTGCTTAATATAAAATATGACGAACACATTTATGACGCTCTTAAGAATGCAGAGTTTGCAATAGGGTTTGTGGAAAAAGAGGAGCGTGAGGAAGACGAAACTATCCAACTAATAGCTCAGGAATTTAAGAAGAGAGGCAAGTTAGATGCTGTTGTGGACAAAGGGGGCTTTGGAATAGAGCCTTGTGTTTATGTCTTTGGAGAGGATCCTATAGAGGTTGTGGAAAAGGTCAAAAGACTGGAGAGCTTTTTATGA
- a CDS encoding D-glucuronyl C5-epimerase family protein has product MKEVKIITFIAIMMLSLGCITVEDNISHSPPNEKVEVYIQVEEKSAVFEFSSFQVEIGNKTISELNKPVFVGYVQKKDNETEIIFVANVKATDWYGKKVTSKKLIALKLPAGEKALVTLELYYEDETLMIKVNPYKSGIIGKTVPEEIFMSPEEALMKRLQEIYGEIPPKISEEIQKNREIREKFLEKYTTTGNLTYLRTYRDSFYVIRVFGEMAKWKKLTALDVKAFNVTLKANNEYYSLYPSPQRDFSVVIFSKDTPYYSPIRIEGSLNISLPFLYYKGRGLSYYPVSALHWAEIYFQRGSYEKALRILNDLHDLIYYGEYNGEEYALFLNYFHFENSSIPWVSGYAQGMGAGLYAKAYQLTGKKEYLNIAKLLLNSFDLPLDMNGFVANTKYGPWYLEYNYNSNELVLNGHVIALQGIYYYWEVTKDEKAWKLFQEGVESTKKGLQLFDTGSWSKYSNIHGDASEFYHRLHIRLLKWLYDVTNDEYFLHYAEKWNDYLIYRGLPPEKLR; this is encoded by the coding sequence ATGAAAGAAGTTAAAATAATAACTTTTATTGCCATAATGATGCTTTCACTCGGTTGTATAACCGTAGAAGATAATATTTCCCATTCACCTCCCAATGAGAAGGTGGAAGTTTATATCCAAGTAGAAGAGAAGAGTGCCGTTTTTGAATTCTCCAGTTTCCAAGTAGAAATAGGAAACAAAACTATAAGCGAGTTAAATAAGCCAGTTTTTGTAGGATACGTTCAGAAAAAAGATAACGAAACGGAAATAATTTTTGTAGCAAACGTGAAAGCAACTGACTGGTATGGCAAAAAAGTCACTTCTAAAAAGCTAATAGCTCTTAAACTGCCCGCAGGAGAGAAGGCACTTGTTACATTAGAACTCTACTATGAGGATGAGACACTTATGATTAAAGTCAACCCATACAAATCTGGAATAATTGGCAAAACTGTACCAGAAGAAATTTTTATGTCTCCCGAAGAAGCCCTGATGAAAAGACTCCAAGAAATCTATGGAGAAATTCCACCTAAGATTTCTGAAGAGATACAGAAAAACAGAGAGATACGAGAAAAGTTCCTGGAAAAATACACAACCACAGGCAACTTAACTTATCTCCGTACATATAGAGACTCCTTTTATGTAATCAGAGTGTTTGGAGAAATGGCAAAATGGAAAAAACTCACCGCTCTTGATGTGAAAGCATTTAATGTAACTTTAAAAGCAAACAACGAGTATTACTCTCTATATCCTTCTCCTCAAAGGGACTTTTCTGTGGTAATATTTTCCAAGGATACTCCCTACTATTCCCCCATAAGAATCGAAGGTTCCCTAAACATATCCCTACCTTTCCTATATTATAAAGGGAGAGGCTTAAGCTACTATCCAGTAAGCGCCCTTCACTGGGCCGAGATATATTTCCAAAGAGGGAGTTATGAAAAGGCATTAAGAATTCTAAACGACCTACACGACCTTATATACTATGGAGAGTACAACGGAGAGGAGTATGCTCTTTTCCTTAATTATTTTCATTTTGAGAATTCTTCCATCCCATGGGTTTCAGGTTACGCTCAAGGAATGGGAGCAGGCCTCTACGCTAAAGCATACCAACTCACAGGCAAAAAAGAATACTTAAACATCGCAAAACTCCTCCTAAACTCATTTGACCTGCCTTTAGATATGAACGGGTTTGTAGCAAACACAAAGTACGGACCGTGGTACCTTGAGTATAATTACAACTCAAACGAGCTCGTATTAAATGGCCATGTAATAGCACTTCAAGGTATTTATTATTACTGGGAAGTTACTAAAGATGAAAAAGCATGGAAACTCTTTCAAGAGGGCGTTGAAAGTACCAAGAAAGGACTTCAACTTTTTGACACAGGCTCTTGGAGCAAGTATTCAAACATCCATGGAGATGCAAGCGAGTTTTATCACCGGTTACATATAAGACTGTTAAAGTGGCTCTATGATGTAACCAACGACGAATACTTCCTTCACTATGCTGAAAAGTGGAATGATTATTTAATTTACAGAGGTTTGCCTCCAGAAAAGCTTAGGTGA
- a CDS encoding aminotransferase class V-fold PLP-dependent enzyme — protein sequence MKIPDDIRKDIPLTQEVIYFDNTATSLTPKPVVEAMDEYYLKYRANVHRGVHRLSQKATHEYEKSREVVAKFIGAKFEEIVFTKNTSESLNLVALGLEGIFKKGDKIVTTPYEHHSDLLPWQRLAKKFDLKLEIIEGDNEGNLDLTDAEKKIKGAKLVAIQHVSNALGVIHEVEELGKMAKEQGAIFVVDAAQSIGHMEVNVSKLHADFLAFSGHKGPMGPTGIGVLYIREEFFDVFEPPLIGGGTIEDVNLHDYTLTAPPERYEAGTPNIGGAIGLAAGIKYIEKIGLDKIEKQEHKLVKRTTEGLTELEIPWYGPRNLKKHAGVVSFNVPPLHPHDVAAILDEHNIMVRSGHHCALPVMKKLGINGTVRASFHVYNSLEEVEAFLGVMEELVRSLR from the coding sequence ATGAAAATACCGGACGATATTAGAAAAGACATTCCTTTAACTCAAGAGGTCATATATTTTGACAATACTGCCACCTCACTAACCCCAAAACCTGTAGTTGAGGCTATGGATGAGTATTATCTAAAGTATAGAGCCAACGTTCATCGCGGTGTTCACAGACTCTCACAAAAGGCAACCCATGAGTATGAGAAATCAAGAGAAGTTGTAGCTAAATTCATTGGAGCGAAATTTGAAGAAATAGTCTTCACAAAAAACACTAGTGAGAGTCTTAATCTGGTGGCTTTGGGACTTGAAGGAATATTCAAAAAGGGCGATAAAATCGTGACCACTCCTTACGAGCATCACTCTGATTTACTCCCATGGCAACGCTTAGCTAAAAAGTTTGATCTAAAATTGGAAATAATTGAAGGAGATAACGAAGGGAACCTAGATCTCACAGATGCAGAAAAGAAAATTAAAGGGGCAAAACTTGTGGCAATCCAGCATGTTTCCAATGCCTTGGGTGTGATCCATGAAGTAGAAGAACTTGGAAAGATGGCCAAAGAGCAAGGAGCCATATTTGTTGTAGATGCCGCTCAGAGTATTGGACACATGGAAGTTAATGTAAGTAAACTTCATGCAGACTTCTTAGCCTTCTCAGGACACAAAGGACCCATGGGGCCTACTGGTATAGGTGTACTTTACATTAGGGAAGAGTTCTTTGATGTCTTCGAGCCTCCTCTCATTGGTGGAGGGACAATTGAAGATGTTAATCTACACGACTATACACTCACAGCTCCACCAGAACGATATGAAGCTGGCACTCCCAATATAGGAGGGGCAATAGGGCTTGCAGCTGGAATAAAATACATAGAAAAGATCGGCTTAGATAAAATCGAAAAACAAGAGCACAAGCTGGTAAAAAGAACAACTGAAGGTTTAACAGAGCTTGAAATTCCATGGTATGGTCCAAGAAACCTAAAGAAACATGCAGGAGTAGTAAGCTTCAATGTTCCACCCTTGCATCCCCACGACGTAGCAGCGATTTTAGATGAGCACAACATAATGGTTCGCTCTGGACACCATTGTGCCTTGCCAGTAATGAAAAAGCTCGGAATAAATGGAACTGTTAGAGCATCATTCCATGTATACAATAGTCTTGAAGAAGTAGAAGCGTTTCTTGGAGTTATGGAAGAGCTTGTCAGGAGCCTACGTTAA
- a CDS encoding class I SAM-dependent methyltransferase, protein MIEGIPTPGAYIYNLMARRRKSFDRVIVKEVLSKARGGEKILDVGTGPGYIPIEMAKKNPNLEVWGVDISRAMIKLARKNAEKAGVNNVTFEVMSVYELKLPENYFDLVISIGALHHFSNPLKAFDEMYRVLKSCGEVWIYDFITDVPKKDMRAFLEEVELPKFPWAIAFRLHGLKYKEWTRNISKVAERSNFDEYKLERNKALMKLILRKF, encoded by the coding sequence ATGATAGAGGGAATCCCAACACCTGGAGCCTATATTTACAACCTTATGGCAAGGAGGAGAAAAAGTTTTGATAGAGTGATAGTCAAGGAAGTTCTTTCAAAAGCTAGAGGGGGAGAAAAGATCCTTGATGTGGGGACTGGACCTGGATACATACCAATTGAGATGGCAAAGAAAAATCCTAATTTGGAAGTTTGGGGCGTTGATATTTCAAGAGCAATGATAAAACTTGCAAGAAAAAATGCAGAAAAGGCTGGCGTTAATAATGTAACATTCGAAGTTATGAGCGTCTATGAGCTAAAGCTTCCTGAGAACTACTTTGATCTTGTTATAAGCATTGGAGCCCTACATCATTTTAGCAACCCATTGAAAGCATTTGATGAGATGTATAGAGTTTTAAAATCCTGCGGAGAAGTGTGGATTTATGATTTCATAACAGACGTTCCAAAAAAAGATATGAGGGCATTTTTAGAGGAGGTTGAGTTACCAAAATTCCCTTGGGCAATAGCATTTAGACTTCATGGACTTAAATACAAAGAGTGGACAAGAAATATTTCAAAAGTTGCAGAACGAAGCAACTTTGATGAGTACAAACTGGAGAGGAATAAGGCCCTTATGAAGCTTATTTTAAGAAAGTTTTAA
- a CDS encoding AAA family ATPase, protein MIVGVVGKIAAGKTTVAKFFEEKGFCRVSCSDPLIDLLTHNLNDYSWLPEIPERGEPTRDRLIEYGKHLKETYGEDILIRLAIDKRRHCENIVIDGVRSKGEIEAIKKRGGVIIYIEARPEIRYERLKKRNAGKDKVIKSFEDFLDADKAEEELYHTSMLKDLADFLIVNESSLEDLKKRVNIIINSLTSGKI, encoded by the coding sequence ATGATAGTCGGCGTTGTGGGTAAAATTGCAGCAGGAAAAACCACGGTTGCAAAGTTTTTTGAAGAGAAAGGATTTTGCAGAGTTTCGTGTAGTGATCCACTAATTGACCTTCTAACCCATAATTTAAACGATTATTCTTGGCTTCCTGAGATCCCAGAAAGGGGTGAGCCCACAAGAGACAGACTCATCGAATATGGAAAACATTTGAAAGAAACCTATGGAGAAGATATTCTTATAAGACTCGCCATAGACAAGAGAAGACATTGTGAAAACATAGTGATAGATGGAGTAAGGTCAAAGGGAGAAATAGAGGCTATAAAGAAACGAGGCGGAGTCATAATATACATAGAAGCGAGACCTGAGATAAGGTATGAACGATTGAAAAAAAGAAATGCCGGAAAAGACAAGGTGATAAAGAGTTTTGAAGATTTTTTGGATGCAGATAAAGCGGAAGAGGAACTATATCACACAAGCATGCTTAAAGATCTGGCTGATTTCTTGATTGTGAATGAAAGCAGTCTTGAAGATCTAAAAAAGAGAGTTAATATCATTATAAACTCCTTAACGTCTGGAAAAATTTAA